Within Actinoplanes sp. L3-i22, the genomic segment AACGCCGTCCGCCTGCTGATCGCGGACGTCGACGGCGACCGGCTGACCGACGTCGTGCGCACCATGGAGATCGTCCGCCTGGGCGAGGGCGTCGACCGGACCGGCATGCTGGCCCCCGCCGCGATCGAGCGCACCCGGGTGGCGCTGGTCGGCTACGCCGCCGAAATTGCGAGATCAAAAGCGGTCGCCGTACGGATGTGTGCCACCTCCGCCTCGCGCGACGCGTCCAACGCGCAGGACTTCCGGGACATGGTCCGCGGCGTCCTCGGCGTCGACCCGGAGGTGATCACCGGCGAGGAGGAGGCCACGCTCTCCTTCCTCGGCGCGGTCAAGGGCCTGACCGCCCCGGGCCCGTTCCTGGTGTTCGACCTCGGCGGCGGCTCCACCGAGTTCGTCACCGGCACGGACACCGTCGAGCGGGCCCTCTCGGTCGACATCGGCTGTGTCCGGATGACCGAGCGGCACCTGCACTCCGACCCGCCCGGCGCCGAGGAACTGGCGGCCGCGACGAAGGACGTGACGGCGGCCGTCGACACGGCTCTCGCGGCCGTTTCCGGCCCGTCGGCGCGCACCCTGGTCGGGCTGGCCGGGACGGTCACCACGGTCGCGGCGCTGGCGCACGACCTGCCGGAATACGACTCGGACCGGATCCACCACAGCGAGATCAGCCGCGCGGCGGTCGACCGGGTCACCGCCGAGCTGCTGGCGATGACCGTCGAGCAGCGGCTGGCCCTGCCGGTGATGCACCCGGGCCGGGCCGACGTGATCGGCGCGGGCGCGCTGATCATGCGGATCATCATGGAGCGCTCGGGCCACGACACCGTGATCGCCTCGGAGCACGACATCCTGGACGGCATCGCGTTCGGCTTGGCCGCGAGCTGAGTCAAGCAACCCTGGTTGTGGCCTGAACGGGCAGCTCTTCGCCCCCGTTCGGCCAGTTTTCGCTGCCCGTGCGTGGCCCGCCCGCACACGCCGTGTGATTTTCCCAGCAAAGTCACAGCGCTTCCTGAGCATTTTCCGATAACCCCAGCTAGAACGGGGTCGCGCGACACTCCCACCGGTCGTTATTCTCGCCTGCCAAACGACCGGACGCAGTTCGTCCGCGAAAGGAATCATCGATGTCTAACCCGGTTGAGCCGGTTCCCGGCGGCCAGGCCTTCCCCCCGCCGAACGCGGGCGGCGCCGCATACCCGCCGCCGAACGCCGGCGCTCCGGGTGCGTACCCGCCGCCGAACGCCGGTGCCCCCGGCGCGTACCCGGCCCCCGGCGCCTACCCGCCGCCCGGTGCCGCGGGCTTCCCGCCGCCGGCCCCGGTCGGCCCGCCGGCCAAGTCCGGTGGCGCCGGCAAGAAGGCCCTCAGCATCCTCGGCGTGATCGCGATCGCCGTGGTGTTCGGCGTGATCAAGTTCGGCGTGCTCTCGGCGTTCGGTGGG encodes:
- a CDS encoding Ppx/GppA phosphatase family protein; amino-acid sequence: MRVAAIDCGTNAVRLLIADVDGDRLTDVVRTMEIVRLGEGVDRTGMLAPAAIERTRVALVGYAAEIARSKAVAVRMCATSASRDASNAQDFRDMVRGVLGVDPEVITGEEEATLSFLGAVKGLTAPGPFLVFDLGGGSTEFVTGTDTVERALSVDIGCVRMTERHLHSDPPGAEELAAATKDVTAAVDTALAAVSGPSARTLVGLAGTVTTVAALAHDLPEYDSDRIHHSEISRAAVDRVTAELLAMTVEQRLALPVMHPGRADVIGAGALIMRIIMERSGHDTVIASEHDILDGIAFGLAAS